The stretch of DNA atacctagttcaatctcattaccggcaagtctctttactcattccataatacaccatctcgtaactaactccttagtcacattgcttacaagcttcttgtgatatgtattaccgagagggcccaaagatacctctccgatacacggagtgacaaatcctaatcttgatccatgccaactcaacagacaccttcggagatacctgtagagcatctttatgatcacccagttacgttgtgatgtttgatagcacataaggtattcctcggtattcgggagttgcatgatctcatagtcgaaggaatatgtatttgacattgagaaatcaatagcaataaattaaacggtcatatgctaagctaacgaatgggtcttgtccatcacatcattctcctaatgatgtgatcccgttatcagtgacaacacatgtctatgattaggaaaccttaaccatctttgatcaacgagctagtatagtagaggctttactagggacacagtatttgtttatgtatccacacatatatttaattttccgatcaatacaattctagcatgaataataaacctttatcatgataaggaaatataataataacaactttattattgcctctagggcatatttccatcaccctCGTCCTACGCAGTCATGGCGGAAGAGCAGCTTGTGTCGTCTGTGTCGGCGTTGCGACGGGTGTAGGAGTACTAACGGTGCAGATTTTCGTCAGTACCCTCGGCAGGGTGCCTTGCGTAGCTGAAAGTCACATATCGGAGGTCACACGAGgtatttacccaagtttgggccttccaagagtaataccctacgtcctacactCTTGCTTGTTGTTATTCATGGTGGGGGATACCTCGTGCATGGGATTACAATGGTGTAAGGAGAGATGACTACCGAGAGTTGTTCTACCAGACAGTAGATGACAATGCGAGCCTCCTAGCCTTCCCTTATGTACACGGTGGAGGCTAAGGTTTTACATGGGGAGATGCGATCTAGGAATGGGCCCTCCGACGACTCTTGCGTGTTATGTGGTCAACATGAAGATGCCAACCACATATTTTTTAACTATCACCTCGCTCGCTTTGCTTGGAGTGCGGTTAGGGAGGCTTTCGGTCAGAACTGGAATCCCCGCTCAGCCTTGGACATGCGCGCTTTGCTAGTCGCTCATAGGGGTGGCTTCGGCCGTGTCTTATGGAGTTGCGTCGGAGCTTTGTTGTGGTCCATTTGGACCACTCGCAATAAGATGACTATCGAGCACAAATTTCCTTCTCACCCGGCTGACATTATTTTCAAATGCCACTTATTTCTTCAGACATGGACGCCGTTGGGGAAACGACGTGATGCGGATCGAATGACGGAGGCTATGGAGCGGATTCGGTTGATCCAGATTGATACCCTTCACTAGCCTGCTGTAGGTTCTGACCTTTTGGTCCGGCCTAGTGCTTTATGTTGCTTCTCTCCCATTTGCAGGCTTCGGCCGGTAGCATGTACCGTATCTTGGCTGCGGCCGTTTTATCTTTGTTGTTATGTGTTGAACCTGTTGGATCTTGCCTtatgtgggctttattaatttaaaaccGGACGCTTTTagcgtcttcgttctaaaaaaatgcGATCTAGGTGCCCGCCGCCGTCAACTTGGAGGCCAAGATGATCCAAGGACGTCTATCCCTTCCTCCGGGATCGTTCCTGTCGTTGGGTATATGGTGGGCCCATCGGCAGGCCGGCTGTTGGGCACAGTGAGTAGCCCCCGAACGCGTCAAAGGTCACGGAAGTTAGTCTTTGAGATCTTTGGTGGGCTCTTTTCTCTGTAGAGCTCCATCTTCAAAAAATGCTTTGTTGGGGGACCGGCCTCTTGGAGTTCTTGTTGCGCGTAGCTTCAGGAGTGCCTGTGCTGCGTATGACTCTTCCGAGCGGGCCTGCAGGGAAACAGAGGCCAACCTTCGCGCGAACCGGTTGCTTTGTAGACGGAGTGGTCCGCTCCCCGATAATTGCTAAGCGCACATTAGATATTGGATTAGATTAATTGTGACGGTTAGATCTAATTAGATGAGACTAATGAGAAAAAggccccccgctttgtattacaaagcaaacaTCCGATACAATCAATGATAGGTGCTGGGACAGAAGCAGCACAACCAcgctcaaaaagaaaagaaagagaaaaaaaataaaagaaacaaatgccgataatGGCGGATCGACAAAGACGACGGAGCCTCGTGACCACTGCTTCCACCAAAAATCGTCCCCCAAGCTCCGAGACTCCGAAGCACCgataccaatcaacacctccaagaagggacgcgacgatgacgacgctgatgCCAAGGGTTTCCCTCGGTACACGGTGAGGaaagaggaagggtagccccgacgccctccaggaaggtccgatGGCACCCTCAGGCGCCACCGCGTTGGTGTCGGTCAAGccaacagggatttctcccgatcccatccTCCACCTCAGGCACTCCAGTGCTCGCCACCAAACCGACTGCCACCCTGTGCACGCAGACACGAAGCTTCCCAcgctgtctcaccacggcaccgcgaagaTGGCCTACACAGCGAGGAAggggagccgggactagggcagcaGCACCGTCAGCATACTAGAGGCCCCGACCTCCACCGTCCACGACGGTAGCCGACCGGACGCCAAAGCGGGAGCCTGCCGGGCCCGTGACCCCACAGGTCCGGCCGGGCCCTCAGAGACCCGGACAACTCCCGCCTCCACGCCGCAGCTGGCATGCTGTCGGCGTCGCTACCCCCCGTCTGAGCTGCTCCACCACCTCACCACACAGACGACGATGAAGCCATGCCGGGGGCCGCCCCGCTAGGACCACCGGCCAACCAGCGCCACCACGCCTTCTCGCCGCCAAGGGGCCGCGCCACCACCGGGCGAGCCGCCGGCCACCGCACCGGGACGCCGAGCCGTCATCAGGCCGAGGGGCACCACCGCCGCCCCCATGCCCCAGGCAGGGAGCCGCGCGCGCGGGGACAggcaggccccgccgccgccaacaCCACCCGGCCAGCGCCGGGGGCGCCTGTCGACGACGGCAGGGAGGGAAGGAGCGACGAGGGCGGCCGAAGGGGAGGCAGGGCtcgcgccgccccggccacctcccggggaGTCGGCGCGGAGCGGATCCGGGGAAAGTggggggggaggggaggaggggacgggggcgggggcggccggcggcggcggggcctaggTATAAATGTTTGCTCTTTTATAAATAGTATAGATATAGCATCAATTCATATATGTAAGTCATAAgttacttttacattattttttgtGTTGATTGTATATGTGTTCGGCGATTGCAACATAAATACGTAACGCACCCTTTATTTCTTTTGTCATAGAAACGACATTCTTTTGAATGCAGTTCAATTTTTTTCTATTTCATATTATCTGTATTTTCTACTACTTTAGTTTATTTACTTGTGTTAGTTTTAGATATTTTTGTCGTAAGGTTCCCGCAACAATGCACGGGGTATCATCACAGGTACTTTCTCCATTTTTAAATGTaagttttttagagatttcaataaagaTGCCATATTTTAGAGTACAGAttcatttattttgttttatgtgtagtccatattaaaatcttCAGAAAGagttatatttagaaacgaaggaaGTATATattagaaaaaagaaaagaaaatagggtCATCAAGCTGTTGCTTCCCTCGTCCGCCACCCACCTGCTTTGTACCACATCACACGTATCACCAGGATCCATCGATGCAATTCGGGAAAAAAAGGAAAACGTGGGAACTGGAATATCCCCACTTCTCCGCGGAACCCCCCACCATTTCTCCTCTCTGCTCTCAAGCTCGCTCGCACCAATGGCCGGCTCCCGGCTCGTCCATCTCTTCCTTCTCATCCTCTTCTTCCCCTCCCTCCGCGCCGCCCCCAACACCACCGCCGTGGTGTCCAGGATCGCATTTGGCTCCTGCGCCAACCAGAGCGCGCCCCAGGTGCTCGACGGAACGCCCGCTGCACCGCCTGGCCTCAACTTTCTTGCCCTTGCTTGAGTGGATGGAGGTGACGGGGGTCTGTTTGCTGTTGTTTCCTTGCAGCCCGTGTGGGAGGCCATCGTGGGGTTCGACCCGCAGGTCTTCATCTGGCTCGGGGACAACGTCTACGGGGACAACAAGCGCCCGTTCCGGGTGTTCGGGAGGGAGCGCACGGTGGGGCCCTGGAGGAACGTGCCGCGCTTCTACCCGGCGACCGAGGAGGAGCTGCGCCGGAAGTACGAGCTGGCCAAGGCTAACCCGGGGTACGCCAAGctgagggagagggctagggtgagCTCCCCGTCGTTTGCTCTCTTGAAATTGCTAGCTGTGGTCAATTGCCATTGCCTGTGTATTCGGTAGTCGGTCGTTAGATTTTGTTTCTTTAGGGTCGACCAGGACCAGTTCCGTTTCCTGATGGCACCAACTGTTGTTGCTAGTGACTTCACTGTCTTGTGAGATTTTGCTTCTTTATTAGTACAGGGTTAAATAGTCCATTGTTTTGTCTGGTCTCTGTGTCTGCAAGTCCAAAACATGGTTTGTTGGAGCTGGGTGGGGGAGGTTTCTTGTGGTTTTGGGGTTGTGTTTGTCTTCATTACAAAATTCAATATCATGCAATGCAGTATGTTGATGACACTGATTATTCCACAGCAGTGAGGGAGTCAATTTCATGCTATCTAGAATATTAATCTACTACAACTGAGCAGTGAGGAGTAGGCTGCCACAAAATTTTATTTGTTCATTTTATTGCTCAGTGCTATGTTTGCGAATCGGGACAGTTTTACATGAAGATTCCTGCAACTTTGTTACCGTTTCTTATTTCAAAATTTCCACTTTGACTAGTTAATTAAGAACTTGGCATCACTATTGTTCACTATAATGTGCAGGTCATTGGAACATGGGATGACCATGATTATGGAGTGAATGATGCAGGAAAGGAATATAGTGGGAAAGTGTTATCCCAAAGGCTTCTATTAGATTTCCTGGATGAAGACGAAGACAGTCCACGGTATATACGCATGACCGCTGGAATtaattatgagttcttgatcttctTTTGTCGGTCACTGCCTTGTAAATGATGGTGCTCCAGAATTCCTTTGTTTTTGCTTTATGATGTTTCTTGCAAATCTGTTTTTCCGCAGAATATTCGAATCTTCTATGAATATTTCAGGATCTTCACACCTAAAGTTGCAGGCCATCAGAAACCTCACAGTACTTTCTCTCTTGTTTATTTAGGAGGAAACAAGCAGGTGTTTATGCCTCATACATGTTTGGCCCCGAAGGAAAACGTGTAAAGGTAGAGTCTATAATACCATGTGCAACTTTTGCTGTAAAACTTGAAGTATTATATTTGCCAAACTCTTGTTCAAATAGGATGTCTCCACAGGCATACATAAACATGTTTGCGATTGTTCCAGTGTGCACCATGTTCCCCCTTTATCCTTATATAACTTGCAACCAAGTACCATTTCATAGGTTTCTAGAATATAAATATTTGAGCTCTTCTAGTTATCCCTTCAGCATCTTTTGCTTCATTATTTATATTCCTTACATGGAAACCCCCATCACAAGTTAGGTTTGTAACAACCTGGTACCTTGTGAATGCTGATTTGTGCTTGTCTTTTCAGTTGATGTTGCTTTTGCATATATAGTTTGTATGCTACTCCATATTTGTCAAGTCCAGCATGGTTAAACACAATACACTCATTGTTTATAACCAGTATAAAATAGCACCCTGGCAGATATAATGAGCACCGTCATAAGTTTTGAGTTGTTGATGTTAGAGTTATATTAGTGATGACTTTTGGTCTTTGCATTCTAGCCTTTTGGCATCCTCATGTACTTGTATATATGTTGCCTTTGGCCTCCTAATAATAATATTAAGTTGCTTTcgtaacatggtattagagctctAGGTATTTTTTTCGCACGTCGCAACTCGTGCTACTCCCGATCCAATCTCTTGCACGGCCGCCGTTGCTCTCTTTCTTGCCGGCCGTGATTTTGCTTTTGCTACACGTGCTTGACGTCCAATTAGCTGATCCATCGCTGTGTTGGATCCTATCGGAGTGTGTCCCGATCGATTGAGCCGCTGGCCGCTTGTATTcctccaaggtcgtcgccggccgtCTGTCTTCCTCCGCGGCTGCCGGCCGCCGGCCTCGTCCGCGCCCCTGCTGCCTTCCGCGGCGCCGTTGGTCGCCGGCCTCGTCCGCGCCGCTGCTGCCTTTCGCGGCGCCGTCGGCCATCGGCCTCGTCCGCGCCGCTGCTGCCTTCCGCTACTGTCCGCGGGCGCTCGAGTGGTCGTGCATCCGTTCATAGCTACTGCTGTttcgtgtctaggcatccatccgctCCAGATCGAGAGCTCTCCAGATCAAGCAGAGGCAGCAGCTATCGGAGGTCAACTGCTCCGCCTCGGCTGTTCGTCTGCTGGATTGAATCGAGTCGCCGCAGTTGGTCTGTTTCGTTTTTGGCCTGGGGTGCTGCCTTTGGGACTCGGCTGTTGGCCTGAGGCCTGATTCTTTGGCTGTTGCCTGATCTTTTCGCTATTGTCAAAAAAATGGAAGAAAAAGAAACTGGCATGATGTTTCGGTCGGGCCTGCGTCTTCGTCGCCATCCACACACTTTCGAAGGCGTTCCCTATATTGATCCAGTCTCACACATGCGCCATTGCTCGGTGCTTGGTGCATGTCCGTCTGCGATGTTGTCCCCTTCAGAGTTCAACAGGCTGTGCTGGTCGCTATACGTCGACTCCTCTTGCAGCTTCCGTGCACGGCAGTGGCCGCTCTACGTCGACTCTTCCCACGACTTCCGCACCCGGTGATTGTCGCTCTACGTCGACTCCTCTCGCGGCTTCCGTGTTTGGCGGTGACCGCTCTACGTCGACACCCTTAGTGGCTTTCTCATGCGGCTCTACGTTGACTCGCTACTCCCGGTCGACTCTGCATGCAGCTTCCACAGGTGGAGGCGACTGCTCATCATCGGCAGGTGTTTCTACCTCGACCTCTTCGGCCGTGTCCCTGTCTGTGCATGAGATTGCACAGCTGAAATGCATGCTTGATGCTTGGGATTCTTCACCGACGGTTTCTACAGGTTCTATGGCTAACTCTTCTGGCACTGAGAAACCACCTTCCACTCAttcaggtacatccccatggatTCTTGATACTGGAGCGTCTTTTCATATGACTTATGATTCTTCCACTTTGACCTCTATTCAACCTGTGGAGTCTCATGTTCGTGTTCTTACAGCTGATGGCACTCCCCTCCCTGTAGCTAGTCGAGGCACTCTTAGCACTTCTTCATTTCATGTTCCCTCTGTCGCTCATGTTCCTTGACTTACCATGCAACTCATATCTGGTGGTCAAATTGTTGACTCTAGTTGTAGGGTTATTCTCGACTTCGATTCATGTTCTATTCAGGATCGTCGCACGGGCGCTCTGCTTGGTGCTGGCCCTTGACGCTCTGATGGTCTCTGGGAGCTTGACTGGCTTCGtcttccctccgctgccaccgccgccagtCTCACACCCCCTATAGCTGCATCTACCAGCTCttttcagcagtggcatcatcgtcttGGCCATTTATGTGGTTCTCGTCTCTCATCTTTGGTTCATCGCGGTGTTCTGGGGTCTGTCTCTCGTAACGCTTTGTTGGATTGTCTGGGTTGTTGGCTTGGTAAGCAGATTCAGTTACCCTACCCTCACAGTGAGTCGGTGTCCGAGCGTCCTTTTGATCTCATtcactctgatgtttggggtctggctcccttcgcttcgaaagggggtcatcgctactatattatctttatagatGATTTTTCTCGGTACACTTGGATCTATTTCAtgtcttctcgtagtgaggtcttaCCTATATACAACCTTTTTGCCGCCATGGTTCATACCCAGTTTTCCACTCCTATTCGTGTTTTTCGCGCAGATTCAGCTGGTGAGTATATCTCCCATGCACTGCGAGGATTTCTTGCTGAGCAGGGTACTCTTACTCAGTTCTCTtgccctggtgctcatgctcagaatggtgtggctgagcacaagcatcgtcaccttcttgagacggcGCGTGCAATGATGATTGCTACCTCTCTTCCGCCTcacttttgggctgaggctgttaccacttccacctatctcatcaacattcaacCTTTTGCTGCTCTACAAGGTGGTATTCCTCTCGAGCATCTTTTTGGTCGTTCTCCCGATTATTTGGCGCTCCATTCGTTTGGTTGCGTTTGCTATGTTTTGCTTGCCCCTCGTGAACGCACCAAATTGACCGCTTAGTCTGTTGAGTGTGTTTTTCTTGGatacagtgatgagcataagggctatcagTGTTGGGATCCTGTCGGTCGCCGGATGCGTATTTCCCGGGATGTGACCTTTGATGAATCTCGTCCCTTCTACCCACGTCCATCCTGCTCGGCTTTTTTCTACGGAGGACATCTCTTTTCTTACATGTCCAGATACACCACCCTTTGTGCCCAGTATTCCTACTCCTCATCTTGCTGTTGC from Triticum dicoccoides isolate Atlit2015 ecotype Zavitan chromosome 6A, WEW_v2.0, whole genome shotgun sequence encodes:
- the LOC119316902 gene encoding uncharacterized protein LOC119316902 isoform X2, with amino-acid sequence MAGSRLVHLFLLILFFPSLRAAPNTTAVVSRIAFGSCANQSAPQPVWEAIVGFDPQVFIWLGDNVYGDNKRPFRVFGRERTVGPWRNVPRFYPATEEELRRKYELAKANPGYAKLRERARVIGTWDDHDYGVNDAGKEYSGKVLSQRLLLDFLDEDEDSPRRKQAGVYASYMFGPEGKRVKVIMLDTRYHRDPLLSDGTILGDPQWQWLERELRGPQSEMTIIGSSIQVVSNLSATTRPLFYVESWACFPRERERLFRLIDSKKWGLIY